A part of Astatotilapia calliptera chromosome 15, fAstCal1.2, whole genome shotgun sequence genomic DNA contains:
- the zbtb25 gene encoding zinc finger and BTB domain-containing protein 25 isoform X2 codes for MYTGMCPKQPVDQSRLQEGIKFLHAYQLCRKTGEGAAETANNVVRMSNLYGIQISSQLASKEGPGVPKTTTVSRGAEDGRSSDRGARSHSQLSLAVGLEGVSSDHQASALRCSVASGDDSDISTTHIKQERLEEEEDGEEGPGAGSPIQDSSPIQGLLFKDRPLVLLCPRCGERCSSPEGLREHLFSHALDPARLMEGLSQGGELEAGLEEGPPGTQEQLDAGCLEEALRQSQALANQLAAELRRSRGGGGSGGGGSSPAPSLHSRKRKIACAVCSLRFSHKSQLQEHMYTHTGKPSRYHRYNRLCSQLFQASAHFCDSAAEPGGGAGGGASVGTPIALSEEPNRDTQDNGSSCYSLDSEISQESVDGVPVE; via the coding sequence ATGTACACCGGTATGTGTCCCAAACAGCCGGTGGACCAGAGCCGGCTGCAGGAGGGCATTAAGTTCCTTCACGCCTACCAGCTGTGCCGCAAAACTGGTGAGGGTGCTGCTGAGACTGCTAACAACGTGGTCCGCATGTCCAACCTCTATGGCATTCAGATCTCTTCCCAGCTGGCCAGCAAGGAGGGACCCGGAGTCCCCAAGACCACCACGGTGTCCCGCGGGGCCGAGGATGGGCGGTCCTCTGACCGAGGGGCCCGGTCTCACTCCCAGCTGTCCCTTGCTGTCGGACTGGAGGGGGTATCATCGGACCATCAGGCCTCAGCGCTACGTTGCTCTGTGGCATCCGGAGACGATTCTGACATCTCAACTACCCATATCAAGCAGGAACGcttagaggaggaggaggacggcgAAGAGGGTCCAGGTGCAGGGTCTCCAATTCAGGACAGCAGTCCTATTCAGGGCCTCCTGTTCAAAGACCGGCCGCTAGTGCTGCTCTGTCCCCGCTGTGGAGAGCGCTGCTCCTCCCCAGAGGGCCTGCGGGAGCACCTGTTCAGCCACGCCCTCGACCCCGCCCGTCTCATGGAGGGGCTGTCACAGGGTGGCGAGCTGGAAGCCGGCCTAGAGGAGGGTCCTCCAGGAACCCAGGAGCAGCTGGATGCAGGATGTTTGGAGGAAGCTCTGAGACAGAGCCAGGCGCTAGCCAACCAGCTGGCTGCTGAGCTGAGGCGGAGCCGAGGAGGTGGTGGGAGTGGAGGAGGGGGGAGTAGCCCTGCTCCCTCCCTGCACTCACGCAAACGTAAGATTGCCTGCGCCGTCTGCAGCCTACGCTTCTCCCACAAGAGCCAGCTGCAGGAGCACATGTACACCCACACAGGCAAGCCGTCCCGCTACCACCGCTACAATCGCCTCTGCAGCCAGCTCTTCCAGGCCTCCGCCCACTTCTGCGACAGTGCTGCTGAGCCTGGGGGAGGGGCTGGGGGTGGAGCTTCAGTGGGCACCCCCATAGCTCTCTCTGAGGAGCCCAACAGGGACACTCAGGACAATGGCAGCTCCTGCTACTCCCTGGACTCTGAGATCTCCCAGGAGAGTGTGGACGGCGTTCCGGTTGAGTGA
- the zbtb25 gene encoding zinc finger and BTB domain-containing protein 25 isoform X1 — MEVSSHSLFLLQQLNVQREFGFLCDCTVAIGNVYFKAHRAVLAAFSNYFKMIFIHQSSECIKIQPTDIQPDVFSYLLHIMYTGMCPKQPVDQSRLQEGIKFLHAYQLCRKTGEGAAETANNVVRMSNLYGIQISSQLASKEGPGVPKTTTVSRGAEDGRSSDRGARSHSQLSLAVGLEGVSSDHQASALRCSVASGDDSDISTTHIKQERLEEEEDGEEGPGAGSPIQDSSPIQGLLFKDRPLVLLCPRCGERCSSPEGLREHLFSHALDPARLMEGLSQGGELEAGLEEGPPGTQEQLDAGCLEEALRQSQALANQLAAELRRSRGGGGSGGGGSSPAPSLHSRKRKIACAVCSLRFSHKSQLQEHMYTHTGKPSRYHRYNRLCSQLFQASAHFCDSAAEPGGGAGGGASVGTPIALSEEPNRDTQDNGSSCYSLDSEISQESVDGVPVE; from the exons ATGGAGGTGTCGTCGCACAGCCTCTTCCTGCTGCAGCAGCTCAACGTGCAGAGGGAATTTGGTTTCCTGTGTGACTGCACCGTCGCCATCGGAAACGTCTACTTCAAAGCTCACCGCGCTGTGCTGGCTGCCTTCTCCAACTACTTCAAGATGATCTTCATCCACCAGTCCAG CGAGTGTATAAAGATCCAGCCCACGGACATCCAGCCGGACGTCTTCAGCTACCTGTTGCACATCATGTACACCGGTATGTGTCCCAAACAGCCGGTGGACCAGAGCCGGCTGCAGGAGGGCATTAAGTTCCTTCACGCCTACCAGCTGTGCCGCAAAACTGGTGAGGGTGCTGCTGAGACTGCTAACAACGTGGTCCGCATGTCCAACCTCTATGGCATTCAGATCTCTTCCCAGCTGGCCAGCAAGGAGGGACCCGGAGTCCCCAAGACCACCACGGTGTCCCGCGGGGCCGAGGATGGGCGGTCCTCTGACCGAGGGGCCCGGTCTCACTCCCAGCTGTCCCTTGCTGTCGGACTGGAGGGGGTATCATCGGACCATCAGGCCTCAGCGCTACGTTGCTCTGTGGCATCCGGAGACGATTCTGACATCTCAACTACCCATATCAAGCAGGAACGcttagaggaggaggaggacggcgAAGAGGGTCCAGGTGCAGGGTCTCCAATTCAGGACAGCAGTCCTATTCAGGGCCTCCTGTTCAAAGACCGGCCGCTAGTGCTGCTCTGTCCCCGCTGTGGAGAGCGCTGCTCCTCCCCAGAGGGCCTGCGGGAGCACCTGTTCAGCCACGCCCTCGACCCCGCCCGTCTCATGGAGGGGCTGTCACAGGGTGGCGAGCTGGAAGCCGGCCTAGAGGAGGGTCCTCCAGGAACCCAGGAGCAGCTGGATGCAGGATGTTTGGAGGAAGCTCTGAGACAGAGCCAGGCGCTAGCCAACCAGCTGGCTGCTGAGCTGAGGCGGAGCCGAGGAGGTGGTGGGAGTGGAGGAGGGGGGAGTAGCCCTGCTCCCTCCCTGCACTCACGCAAACGTAAGATTGCCTGCGCCGTCTGCAGCCTACGCTTCTCCCACAAGAGCCAGCTGCAGGAGCACATGTACACCCACACAGGCAAGCCGTCCCGCTACCACCGCTACAATCGCCTCTGCAGCCAGCTCTTCCAGGCCTCCGCCCACTTCTGCGACAGTGCTGCTGAGCCTGGGGGAGGGGCTGGGGGTGGAGCTTCAGTGGGCACCCCCATAGCTCTCTCTGAGGAGCCCAACAGGGACACTCAGGACAATGGCAGCTCCTGCTACTCCCTGGACTCTGAGATCTCCCAGGAGAGTGTGGACGGCGTTCCGGTTGAGTGA